One genomic region from Oceanicoccus sp. KOV_DT_Chl encodes:
- a CDS encoding BatD family protein encodes MVTIRTFNAFVIFSLVLLCQPLLADPIAKIDRSVIAVDDTLSLTIRVDKAGSFASGPDLSPLENDFHILGNSQSSRHMIRNGQSESWTEWAITLMPKRQGQLVIPPLTIDGEKTQAIVINVQPSVPHSASNMQPIFLESEISADTVYVQQQLIFTLRIFQSIQLDNMNISEPEFDNAAIEKLAQNSFQRRIQNTPYRVHELRYAIFPQQSGELIIPELVFTANETIGRRSVFSLPGQGKAMRKMTQQHRVSVKQPPSNYKGQQWLPADSIKLVETWSSSPGNIRVGDSITRTLTINAEGLLGSQLPPFKFESIEGAKLYPDQGNTETTATDNGVIATRSDSVAIIPTREGKLQLPEVSLSWWDSKAQKTRIATIPASTLNVKPSLESATSSSTPLAVNHSQPASNITAPVVMHGDTHLWQTVSAVLASGWLLTLLLWWYMQRGNKPAIEIETRSSEPESEKKAFKHLTQVCRANDISKVRAAMVSWANQYWPEQSIQSLQDIIDTSGHASLSNVLMQLDNQLYGSNKGSSDWNGEGLLSVLKLVKEKDRSKTNTRETLPPLYKN; translated from the coding sequence GTGGTAACAATACGCACCTTCAACGCTTTCGTTATTTTCAGTTTGGTATTACTCTGCCAACCGCTATTGGCCGACCCCATTGCGAAAATCGACCGCAGCGTGATTGCCGTTGACGACACCTTGAGCTTAACCATTCGAGTCGATAAAGCAGGCTCTTTTGCTAGCGGCCCCGATTTATCACCACTGGAAAATGACTTCCATATTTTGGGTAATAGCCAAAGCAGCCGGCACATGATTCGCAACGGCCAATCAGAATCCTGGACCGAATGGGCAATAACTCTGATGCCTAAACGGCAGGGGCAGTTAGTGATTCCCCCGCTCACTATTGATGGCGAGAAAACACAAGCTATTGTTATCAACGTCCAACCCAGTGTGCCCCATTCAGCCAGCAATATGCAGCCGATCTTTCTGGAATCGGAAATTAGTGCTGATACTGTCTACGTTCAACAACAACTGATTTTCACCCTGCGGATTTTTCAGTCCATCCAACTAGACAATATGAATATAAGCGAGCCGGAATTTGACAATGCCGCCATTGAAAAACTCGCACAAAATTCTTTTCAACGACGCATTCAAAATACCCCCTATCGCGTGCATGAATTACGTTATGCCATCTTTCCACAGCAAAGCGGCGAACTTATCATTCCAGAACTAGTTTTTACCGCTAACGAAACTATTGGGCGGCGTTCAGTATTTAGCCTACCGGGGCAAGGCAAAGCGATGCGCAAAATGACGCAACAGCATCGCGTCAGCGTCAAGCAACCGCCGAGCAATTATAAAGGCCAGCAATGGTTACCTGCCGACTCCATCAAACTGGTTGAGACCTGGAGCAGTAGCCCCGGCAATATTCGCGTAGGTGACTCTATTACCCGCACCCTGACTATCAATGCCGAAGGTTTATTGGGCTCGCAACTACCACCATTCAAGTTTGAGTCCATTGAAGGCGCTAAACTCTATCCCGATCAAGGCAACACCGAAACTACTGCTACCGATAATGGCGTTATTGCTACTCGCTCGGACAGCGTTGCTATCATCCCAACAAGGGAAGGCAAGCTACAACTGCCGGAAGTCAGCCTCAGCTGGTGGGACAGCAAAGCGCAAAAGACCCGTATTGCGACAATACCCGCCAGCACTCTAAACGTAAAACCATCGCTGGAATCAGCGACCAGCTCGTCTACCCCGCTAGCTGTCAATCATAGCCAACCCGCAAGCAATATCACCGCTCCCGTCGTCATGCACGGCGACACCCATTTATGGCAAACCGTATCAGCAGTATTAGCCAGCGGCTGGCTACTAACACTATTACTGTGGTGGTATATGCAGCGAGGCAATAAGCCAGCAATAGAAATAGAGACGCGCTCTTCAGAGCCCGAGTCTGAAAAAAAAGCCTTTAAACACTTGACTCAAGTTTGTCGGGCTAACGATATCAGCAAGGTGCGCGCGGCCATGGTGAGCTGGGCAAATCAATATTGGCCAGAACAATCAATCCAAAGTTTGCAGGATATTATTGATACATCCGGGCATGCATCATTATCGAATGTGCTTATGCAGTTGGATAACCAGCTCTATGGCAGCAATAAAGGCAGCTCCGATTGGAATGGTGAAGGCTTGTTATCAGTATTAAAACTGGTAAAGGAAAAAGATCGATCCAAGACTAATACCAGGGAGACATTGCCTCCACTGTACAAAAATTAG
- a CDS encoding phosphoadenosine phosphosulfate reductase family protein: MSLDLENLNQQLRDKSAAEIIDWANSLGKKVIATTSFAPNAAAMVHLITRSDPTTPVVWVDSGYNVPDTYRVAETIMETLKPNMQIYIPQWTAERRNAIMGGIPHPDDDPEVHLEFTRQVKLEPFQKALDDLQPEVWISGIRREETEFRKSLDILSYDNRGILKVAPFFYWTEQQLQDYMEEHELPSCRHYFDPTKVEDGRECGLHTSA; this comes from the coding sequence ATGAGTTTGGATCTGGAAAATTTAAATCAACAACTGCGCGATAAAAGTGCTGCAGAAATAATTGATTGGGCCAATAGTCTTGGCAAAAAAGTGATCGCAACGACCAGCTTCGCGCCTAATGCAGCTGCAATGGTACATCTCATAACCCGCTCTGATCCAACGACCCCGGTAGTCTGGGTCGATAGCGGTTACAACGTGCCAGACACCTACCGCGTTGCCGAAACGATTATGGAAACGCTAAAGCCCAATATGCAGATTTATATTCCGCAATGGACTGCTGAGCGCCGCAACGCCATTATGGGCGGGATTCCGCACCCTGATGATGACCCTGAAGTGCATCTTGAATTTACGCGACAAGTGAAACTGGAGCCATTTCAAAAAGCATTGGATGACTTGCAGCCCGAAGTATGGATTAGCGGTATTCGACGGGAAGAAACCGAGTTCAGAAAAAGTCTGGATATTCTCAGTTATGATAACCGCGGTATTTTAAAAGTCGCCCCGTTTTTCTATTGGACTGAACAGCAGTTACAAGATTATATGGAAGAACATGAGTTACCCAGCTGTCGCCATTATTTCGATCCGACTAAAGTTGAAGATGGTCGTGAGTGTGGATTGCATACTTCCGCTTAA